Proteins from one Sabethes cyaneus chromosome 2, idSabCyanKW18_F2, whole genome shotgun sequence genomic window:
- the LOC128737181 gene encoding SIFamide-related peptide: MAHLKLIGSLAIVLLLVLAITTSTEAGYRKPPFNGSIFGKRNGNSIDYEGNAKVLSTMCEIAAEACQSWFSQEQK; the protein is encoded by the exons ATGGCACATTTAAAATTGATCGGATCATTGGCTATTGTTCTGCTACTCGTTCTGGCTATAACCACTTCTACTGAGGCGGGCTACCGGAAGCCCCCATTCAACGGCAGCATTTTCGGCAAACGAAATGGAAATTCTATTG ACTATGAAGGTAATGCAAAAGTACTGTCGACAATGTGTGAAATAGCGGCCGAAGCGTGTCAATCGTGGTTCTCCCAggaacaaaaataa